The following coding sequences lie in one Arachis ipaensis cultivar K30076 chromosome B05, Araip1.1, whole genome shotgun sequence genomic window:
- the LOC110272005 gene encoding uncharacterized protein LOC110272005, with product MKCAVGVSSRKFLGFSVHKGGISADEDKIKAIQDMEPPKDIKGLQKLIGKLGYIRRFVPALGELLGPLRPLLKEKNTFKWEQHHQAIMDKIKDVLTSTHTMTSPQPGAPLKVYLAIGEETVSGLIAQESEGKEKPIAYVSRAMKGPEQRYSSPEKHSIEELPDQIPETIEVVYACNKEETWTLMFDGTPSNPQGGAGVVLTDSHGRNLSFMFQLDFSCTNNEAEYEALMLGLKMDQEVSIKKLHVKGDSNLIIQQILGRYDTKERSLALCREQVWRMVKVFDKISFEHVSRIENKHADALATLGSRVTIQNGQHALEHRVAESSAREERMSVGEKTNDWRTPIHEQLRTLNITKEIRGFCLLNGQMFRKNNDGLLMKCVGEEEGKEKAEQLNGATCGEEGPSLY from the exons ATGAAATGTGCCGTTGGGGTGTCATCTAGAAAGTTCTTGGGATTCAGTGTCCACAAAGGAGGCATTTCAGCTGACGAGGATAAGATTAAAGCTATCCAAGACATGGAACCTCCGAAAGACATCAAGGGACTTCAGAAGTTAATAGGCAAGCTGGGGTACATTCGAAGGTTCGTACCAGCATTAGGGGAGCTCTTAGGACCCTTAAGACCTTTGTTGAAAGAGAAGAACACTTTTAAGTGGGAACAACACCACCAAGCTATAATGGACAAGATCAAGGACGTTCTCACATCCACTCACACCATGACTTCCCCTCAACCTGGTGCACCATTGAAGGTATACTTAGCCATAGGAGAagaaacagttagtgggttaattgcaCAAGAAAGTGAAGGCAAAGAGAAACCCATTGCTTATGTTAGCAGAGCCATGAAAGGGCCAGAACAAAGATACTCCTCACCAGAGAAACATT CGATTGAAGAGTTGCCGGATCAGATTCCGGAAACAATAGAGGTTGTTTATGCTTGCAATAAAGAGGAAACATGGACCCTCATGTTTGATGGAACACCCTCGAACCCTCAAGGAGGGGCAGGAGTCGTCCTTACAGACTCCCATGGAAGAAATCTGTCCTTCATGTTTCAATTGGATTTCTCTTGCACCAACAAtgaggcagaatatgaagcgctAATGCTCGGTCTAAAGATGGATCAAGAAGTTAGTATCAAGAAACTCCATGTCAAAGGAGACTCCAACCTAATAATACAACAGATCCTAGGAAGGTACGACACGAAGGAAAGAAGTCTGGCCTTATGTAGAGAACAAGTGTGGCGCATGGTGAAGGTATTTGATAAGATCTCATTTGAGCATGTATCCCGAATAGAAAACAAGCATGCGGATGCTTTAGCAACATTAGGGAGTAGAGTCACTATTCAAAATGGACAACATGCTTTGGAACATCGGGTAGCTGAAAGTTCTGCCAGAGAAGAAAGGATGTCCGTGGGAGAAAAAACCAATGATTGGCGAACGCCTATACATGAACAGCTCAGAACGCTCAATATCACCAAAGAAATAAGAGGATTTTGCCTCCTCAATGGGCAAATGTTCAGAAAAAACAATGATGGACTCCTCATGAAATGTGTAGGAGAAGAGGAAGGGAAAGAAAAAGCAGAACAACTGAATGGAGCCACTTGCGGAGAAGAGGGCCCCAGTTTGTACTGA